The Planococcus versutus genome contains a region encoding:
- a CDS encoding LacI family DNA-binding transcriptional regulator, whose translation MKKTTMQDVALKAGVSKSTVSQYINNRFEFMSASTKLRVEEAIKELGYIPNHIAKSLKQKKTGTIGVIVANILHTFSTEIIRAIEDECEKNGFHLFVCNADDQPTKERSYIDMLVAKQVDGLIIFPTNGNNEYYKQLKNAEFPIVFVDRVINEPLFPTLLLDNESASQTAVDQLVKKGRKKIGLVSTSIVQKVTPRVERINGYKKAMSLHGLAIEENWIVAVERQEIGNKLQQLWNSDDRPEAFFATNDLALIELLKFIKKNQLAIPEDVGVIAIDDSPFLEMATTPISVIKQPTFEIGQQAAETLLCLIVSKDFKKEYQEQRYQPILVEREST comes from the coding sequence ATGAAGAAAACCACAATGCAAGACGTAGCGTTAAAAGCGGGAGTCTCCAAAAGTACCGTTTCTCAGTATATAAACAATCGTTTTGAATTTATGAGTGCTTCAACCAAACTTAGAGTTGAAGAAGCTATTAAAGAATTAGGTTATATTCCAAATCATATAGCTAAAAGCTTAAAACAGAAAAAAACTGGAACAATCGGTGTAATTGTAGCGAATATTCTCCATACGTTTTCAACGGAAATTATTCGGGCGATTGAAGACGAATGTGAAAAAAACGGTTTTCACTTGTTTGTTTGTAATGCGGATGATCAACCGACAAAAGAACGCTCTTACATTGATATGTTGGTTGCCAAGCAAGTTGATGGCTTAATTATTTTCCCGACTAATGGCAATAACGAGTATTATAAACAATTGAAAAACGCAGAATTCCCAATTGTATTTGTTGATAGAGTAATTAATGAACCCCTTTTCCCAACACTTTTATTAGATAATGAAAGCGCTTCACAGACGGCGGTAGATCAATTAGTAAAAAAAGGACGAAAAAAAATTGGTCTAGTTTCCACTTCGATTGTTCAAAAGGTAACACCGCGAGTCGAACGCATTAACGGGTACAAAAAAGCGATGTCACTACACGGGTTAGCTATCGAAGAAAATTGGATTGTTGCTGTAGAACGGCAGGAAATCGGCAACAAACTTCAGCAGTTGTGGAATTCTGATGATCGACCAGAAGCATTTTTTGCAACCAATGATCTGGCATTAATTGAGTTATTAAAGTTTATCAAAAAAAATCAATTGGCTATTCCGGAAGATGTTGGTGTAATTGCGATCGATGATTCACCATTTCTTGAAATGGCTACGACTCCTATTTCAGTTATTAAGCAGCCAACTTTTGAAATAGGACAACAGGCAGCAGAAACTTTATTGTGTTTGATTGTTAGTAAGGACTTCAAAAAAGAATATCAAGAACAGCGTTATCAGCCAATTCTGGTTGAACGTGAGTCTACATAA